From Medicago truncatula cultivar Jemalong A17 chromosome 7, MtrunA17r5.0-ANR, whole genome shotgun sequence, a single genomic window includes:
- the LOC11442905 gene encoding uncharacterized protein has protein sequence MSPETHLPPPEPPIISLPEIAPETTAAQENADIPAPPPKRQRRPSVRLGEIGEQHGTFRRHNRPPWSWRVSKESSRNSKPRAVSNLVNGVDGDDGDDFGNNPRNKAKRGSTKRLRSNHASKPIDENGSKRFKNFDHDHNPNGPTYSVDENDFMQMDRNDDNRLRVWENDVGGVESESRERRKNEGVWSWLFDLGLSRYAPVFEMHEVDDDLLPLLTLEDLKDMGISAVGSRRKMYNAIEKLRKGF, from the coding sequence ATGTCGCCGGAAACACACTTGCCGCCGCCGGAACCTCCGATCATATCCTTACCGGAAATCGCACCAGAAACAACGGCGGCGCAAGAAAACGCCGATATCCCCGCTCCTCCACCTAAACGGCAACGTCGTCCAAGCGTCCGTTTAGGCGAAATCGGCGAACAACACGGCACCTTCCGCCGCCATAACCGTCCACCGTGGAGCTGGCGAGTCTCGAAGGAATCTTCAAGAAACTCCAAACCGCGAGCCGTATCAAATCTCGTGAACGGCGTCGACGGCGATGATGGAGATGATTTCGGTAACAATCCAAGAAACAAAGCGAAACGAGGCTCAACGAAACGGTTGAGATCGAATCATGCTTCAAAACCGATCGATGAGAACGGAAGCAAAAGATTCAAGAATTTCGATCACGATCATAATCCAAATGGCCCCACATACTCTGTTGATGAGAATGATTTCATGCAAATGGATAGAAACGATGATAATAGACTTAGGGTTTGGGAAAATGACGTCGGCGGCGTTGAATCGGAATCGAGGGAGCGAAGAAAGAACGAGGGAGTGTGGTCATGGTTATTTGATTTAGGGCTAAGTAGATATGCTCCTGTGTTTGAGATGCATGAAGTGGATGATGATTTACTTCCCTTGTTGACATTGGAAGATCTCAAAGATATGGGAATTAGTGCTGTTGGTTCAAGAAGGAAAATGTACAATGCAATTGAGAAACTTCGTAAAGGGTTTTAA